From one Ignavibacteria bacterium genomic stretch:
- a CDS encoding DUF3108 domain-containing protein has product MRFLIVVCALLPALTGNLNSDEKTSPALRYTPNNAFGLGERLTYDVGYKFISAGTAVFDIADKVEYVQGRPCYKISFQVASHKSLDFLYKVRDTYRSYVDVDGIFPWKFTQQIRERNYSKDYSAEFDQYSRKAKTSDGTFDTPEFVHDVVSAFYYVRTFDLKNSHKGDIIKLHNFVSGKTHPLDVHVLGRERIEVTAGVFDCVVVEPKIAAGSPFGFKGRLVLWLSDDERKIPIKVRTQIPIGSIDTELKYYEGTRGAITAKVR; this is encoded by the coding sequence GTGAGATTTTTAATTGTAGTCTGCGCCCTGCTCCCTGCTCTTACCGGTAATCTTAATTCCGACGAGAAAACCAGTCCGGCATTACGGTACACTCCGAATAATGCATTTGGCTTAGGAGAGAGGTTAACCTACGACGTAGGATACAAGTTTATTTCGGCTGGCACTGCTGTTTTTGATATCGCCGACAAGGTGGAATACGTCCAGGGGCGCCCGTGCTACAAGATATCATTCCAGGTGGCGAGTCATAAAAGCCTGGATTTTCTGTATAAGGTCCGAGACACCTACCGGTCATACGTGGATGTTGACGGTATTTTCCCCTGGAAGTTTACCCAGCAAATTCGGGAACGTAATTACAGTAAAGATTACTCGGCTGAATTTGACCAGTATTCCAGGAAGGCGAAAACATCGGATGGGACGTTTGACACTCCGGAGTTTGTACACGATGTTGTATCGGCATTCTACTATGTTCGAACTTTCGACCTCAAAAATTCTCACAAAGGGGACATCATTAAACTGCACAATTTCGTTAGCGGGAAAACGCACCCGCTGGATGTTCACGTATTAGGCAGAGAGCGTATTGAAGTCACTGCCGGTGTGTTTGACTGTGTTGTGGTTGAGCCGAAAATTGCTGCAGGCAGTCCGTTTGGTTTTAAGGGGCGACTTGTTCTGTGGCTTTCAGACGATGAACGCAAGATCCCCATCAAGGTGCGCACCCAGATTCCGATTGGTTCAATTGATACGGAATTAAAATATTACGAAGGTACGCGCGGTGCAATTACCGCCAAGGTTCGGTAA
- a CDS encoding outer-membrane lipoprotein carrier protein LolA, which translates to MGLLLAVVPVLSANTNTKLLKQFRNTYGGITSAEISFSSGVASGTITAVKGKGYRITLPDQEFISDNSTVWQINKRTKTVVINAVSSAGQTASLDQMFFVLMNIYVPSVVSSVPGKACIRLTPPHQSAAIAGVEYANVYLNKKNGITRIVVSDGQHETEWTIRSIKTRVQVKPSAFTFTAPKGWQVIDLR; encoded by the coding sequence GTGGGATTGCTACTGGCTGTGGTCCCTGTACTCTCTGCAAACACAAATACTAAACTTTTAAAGCAGTTTAGAAATACATACGGTGGAATAACTTCAGCAGAAATTTCATTTTCGAGCGGAGTTGCATCAGGGACGATTACTGCCGTCAAAGGTAAGGGTTACAGAATTACCCTTCCTGACCAGGAATTCATCAGCGATAATTCAACTGTATGGCAGATAAACAAGAGAACCAAGACGGTTGTTATAAACGCAGTCTCTTCCGCAGGTCAGACGGCATCGCTGGATCAGATGTTCTTTGTCCTGATGAACATTTATGTTCCGTCTGTTGTAAGCTCCGTACCTGGGAAGGCATGTATCCGACTAACGCCTCCACATCAGTCTGCTGCCATTGCCGGCGTTGAGTATGCCAATGTGTATCTGAACAAGAAGAATGGCATCACCAGGATCGTGGTTTCTGATGGACAGCACGAAACAGAGTGGACCATCCGCTCGATAAAAACCAGGGTTCAGGTGAAACCGTCAGCCTTTACGTTTACTGCGCCAAAGGGCTGGCAGGTTATTGATTTACGATAA
- a CDS encoding immunoglobulin domain-containing protein, giving the protein MKKHHTLLLLLVVLLSAVPLVFAGQTATDLSYNVESVTYSEIVAGTQLASGSGISGYSSTQTLPFTFGFNGESYTDVTIFGNGEVQFGSAGTTAIKAWARSLDGTTLSELRVQTLGDSPNRIYVIQWSNVTRAPAGSTSDSYNFQIRLNEATGKAQVVYGTMTVTGAVGALIGAVMQNSQPLILTARNELSTWLNPRLNAGESIALQGWAPSSGLAYTFGAPEAVDAAIVSLSAPSGKFNPNTNQMVTAVLRNTGTDAIDSVEVAWKVNGATRTGARYFADPAIQPGEEVSINLGTVNFSNGSYNKIEVWSVNPNSEDDENPGNDKLVTYMAPRTSGSLYVAPTGNIGIFTSFRDCINLLSVGGISGDITVYVYNGTYNEQIIIPELNNSSATGTVTFKAVANNTPIISWTPQRYPDDNYGGYEANKAEITLLEGASVVFDGLMCKLAGNQQWGGHINAEQAGKVTITNCVFVGPTNALDMVDPVFSVVLDGVGPFTVHNNQVLSMPLGIAVSASSPEVSSVTGNTVDKTYLSGIIVESDNLLIQKNKVLGLSGAPYFFGLGAFGAGTVNANLVQGSAKGENNAATGIEAQSNDGASQGPQGLLVSNNMVLVSSTLRTTGLRCEANAVNAATRVLHNTIRTAGTAGGGSSVAAYFVGEGLLDIINNIFDNTDSVNGGGYAIYLNDLSTNGFIHAMDFNNYMVKGDTIGFNQVAIERNGTGDPLASWKTSTGADQSSTSVTVSFAGEADLHLKNIQSELFGSSAVTPTVPKDIDDEVRQKPYKGADELYPRVDILESPQSRFACLGEAVTLVCVSSVTGGAATVTYQWYKDGKLLPNQTSNKLIINSVGYTAAGVYSCRVQVTDGTNTRYAESEPAVVMVVRPTSIVKHPQSQPVAMGSTVVLEIEAEAVGSISDPVPSYQWKKRYWDKSINGYVDTNVVDNSRITGSRSSKLTITNLQPSDTANTYVCYVIAYCGNATSKAARLFAPMVYASTSTLLACEGGVVNLEVLIQPEDIPGTSKSYQWFRGTLPLIDIPGTPGVTGATSKALRITGVTQEDAGKYTCVISFNDIGVEIKSNEVDIPFSTKPTITIQPIGDTLCEGEVLNIIVHSSGVNLKYQWLKDSTRIPGATGPEYIMEGARASATGVYAVVISNDCGVDTTEFVNVVVKSPVEIVEEPRDAAIYDGDSITISVTATGSDTVRYQWYKDDSLIVGATESAYVIDSATGNDQGGYYCIVTNDCGEVQTITARLSVTVGVDEGDAFVAGYSLSEPAPNPTSGNLNINYAVKTEQTVYVHLVNTMGQTVATLHNGTAHAGNNQLVVNLEKYNIPAGTYSLILSGNGVTLSRRVVVIR; this is encoded by the coding sequence ATGAAGAAACATCATACCTTGCTATTGTTGTTGGTTGTTCTGTTATCGGCTGTACCGCTTGTTTTTGCAGGGCAGACGGCAACTGATCTATCATACAACGTTGAGTCGGTAACCTATTCTGAAATTGTTGCCGGGACGCAGCTTGCGTCAGGAAGTGGTATCAGCGGTTACTCGAGTACCCAGACTCTGCCGTTTACTTTTGGGTTTAACGGTGAATCGTACACGGATGTCACCATTTTCGGCAACGGCGAGGTTCAGTTCGGTTCTGCGGGGACAACCGCTATTAAGGCATGGGCACGCTCGCTGGATGGAACAACCCTGAGTGAACTGCGCGTTCAAACGCTGGGGGACAGCCCGAACAGGATTTATGTAATCCAGTGGAGCAATGTTACCAGGGCACCGGCAGGATCCACATCTGACTCGTACAATTTCCAGATTCGGCTGAACGAAGCAACCGGTAAGGCACAGGTGGTGTACGGAACGATGACTGTTACAGGTGCTGTAGGCGCGCTGATCGGTGCTGTAATGCAGAACTCACAACCGTTAATTCTTACGGCACGTAATGAACTCAGCACATGGTTGAATCCGCGGCTTAATGCCGGAGAGTCCATAGCCCTTCAGGGATGGGCTCCATCATCGGGGCTTGCCTATACCTTTGGTGCACCCGAAGCGGTTGACGCAGCCATCGTGAGCTTGTCGGCGCCATCGGGTAAGTTTAACCCCAACACAAATCAAATGGTAACGGCCGTTCTGCGGAACACCGGTACCGACGCCATTGATTCGGTAGAAGTTGCATGGAAGGTGAACGGAGCAACAAGGACTGGTGCAAGGTATTTTGCAGACCCCGCAATTCAGCCAGGTGAAGAAGTATCGATCAATCTTGGAACGGTGAATTTTTCTAACGGATCGTATAATAAAATTGAAGTATGGTCTGTTAACCCCAATAGTGAGGATGACGAGAATCCCGGCAACGACAAGCTGGTTACATACATGGCGCCTCGCACATCGGGATCGCTGTACGTAGCACCAACCGGTAATATCGGCATCTTTACCAGCTTCCGCGACTGCATCAATCTGCTCAGTGTTGGCGGTATCTCCGGAGATATTACAGTGTATGTGTACAACGGTACGTATAACGAACAAATTATTATCCCGGAGCTTAATAACTCATCTGCCACCGGTACTGTTACGTTTAAAGCAGTTGCTAACAATACTCCCATCATTTCGTGGACACCGCAGCGGTATCCTGATGATAACTATGGTGGCTATGAAGCGAATAAAGCTGAAATCACACTACTTGAAGGCGCCAGTGTTGTCTTTGACGGTTTAATGTGCAAACTTGCCGGAAATCAGCAATGGGGCGGTCATATTAATGCTGAACAAGCAGGAAAGGTTACCATCACAAACTGTGTATTTGTAGGCCCAACAAATGCTTTAGATATGGTGGATCCGGTGTTTTCGGTTGTTCTTGATGGCGTTGGACCCTTTACCGTGCATAACAACCAGGTGCTCTCGATGCCATTGGGCATAGCTGTTAGCGCAAGTTCGCCGGAGGTGAGCAGCGTTACTGGGAACACTGTTGACAAAACGTATCTGAGTGGTATCATAGTAGAGTCTGACAACCTGCTGATTCAGAAAAACAAGGTCCTTGGACTGTCCGGTGCACCATATTTCTTCGGATTAGGGGCCTTTGGTGCAGGAACAGTGAATGCAAACCTTGTTCAGGGCTCTGCCAAGGGAGAGAACAACGCAGCAACCGGGATCGAAGCGCAATCGAATGACGGTGCGTCACAGGGACCACAAGGGTTGCTTGTTTCAAATAATATGGTACTCGTTAGCTCAACTCTCCGTACTACGGGGCTCCGGTGTGAAGCAAACGCCGTCAACGCTGCCACCAGAGTACTGCATAACACAATCCGTACCGCAGGAACTGCCGGTGGTGGCAGTTCTGTAGCCGCCTATTTTGTTGGCGAAGGACTGCTTGATATTATCAACAACATCTTTGACAATACCGATTCGGTTAATGGTGGTGGTTACGCGATTTATCTGAATGACCTCAGCACTAACGGCTTTATCCATGCTATGGACTTTAACAACTACATGGTTAAAGGTGACACAATTGGATTTAACCAGGTAGCGATTGAACGCAATGGTACCGGTGACCCGCTTGCTTCATGGAAAACCTCAACCGGTGCAGACCAGAGTTCAACGTCGGTTACTGTAAGCTTTGCAGGTGAGGCCGATCTTCACCTGAAAAACATACAGTCCGAGCTGTTCGGATCGTCTGCCGTTACCCCAACCGTCCCCAAGGATATCGATGACGAGGTCCGCCAAAAGCCGTATAAAGGTGCCGACGAGTTATATCCCCGCGTTGACATCCTGGAATCACCGCAAAGCAGATTTGCCTGCCTTGGTGAAGCCGTAACGCTTGTTTGCGTTTCCAGTGTTACCGGTGGCGCTGCTACTGTAACCTATCAGTGGTATAAGGATGGCAAGCTGCTTCCCAATCAGACATCAAACAAGCTGATTATTAACAGCGTTGGTTACACTGCCGCGGGCGTGTACTCCTGTAGGGTACAGGTTACCGATGGGACGAATACTCGGTATGCCGAATCAGAGCCTGCCGTTGTCATGGTTGTGCGACCAACATCAATTGTAAAGCATCCGCAAAGCCAGCCGGTTGCTATGGGAAGCACCGTGGTTCTGGAAATCGAGGCCGAAGCCGTTGGTTCTATCAGTGATCCGGTTCCCTCGTATCAGTGGAAGAAAAGGTATTGGGACAAATCAATCAACGGATACGTAGATACTAATGTTGTTGACAATTCACGTATCACAGGTTCACGGTCTTCGAAACTTACGATCACTAATCTGCAGCCTTCCGATACAGCCAATACGTATGTATGCTATGTGATAGCATATTGCGGAAACGCTACGTCTAAGGCAGCCCGGCTCTTTGCACCAATGGTTTATGCATCAACTTCCACGCTGCTGGCTTGCGAAGGCGGAGTTGTTAACCTGGAAGTTCTTATTCAGCCGGAAGACATTCCGGGTACGTCAAAGTCATATCAGTGGTTCCGCGGGACCCTTCCGCTGATTGATATTCCGGGTACGCCCGGCGTTACCGGTGCAACCAGCAAGGCGCTTCGGATTACAGGTGTTACACAGGAGGATGCCGGTAAGTACACCTGCGTGATTTCATTTAACGATATTGGTGTTGAAATCAAGTCGAACGAAGTTGACATTCCGTTTTCAACAAAGCCTACGATTACTATTCAACCGATTGGCGATACCTTGTGTGAAGGAGAAGTGCTCAATATCATTGTTCACAGCTCAGGTGTTAACCTTAAGTATCAATGGCTCAAGGACAGTACCAGAATTCCGGGTGCTACGGGTCCTGAATATATCATGGAAGGGGCTCGGGCATCGGCTACCGGCGTGTATGCTGTGGTTATTTCCAATGATTGCGGCGTTGATACAACGGAATTCGTTAACGTGGTTGTTAAGTCACCGGTTGAGATTGTAGAAGAACCCCGCGATGCCGCCATTTATGATGGTGATTCGATAACCATCAGTGTTACGGCAACCGGCTCCGACACCGTGCGGTACCAGTGGTATAAAGATGACTCGCTGATTGTTGGCGCCACAGAATCCGCATACGTGATCGACTCAGCAACAGGCAACGATCAGGGTGGCTACTACTGTATCGTAACTAACGATTGCGGCGAAGTACAGACGATTACCGCACGGCTTTCAGTAACCGTTGGAGTTGACGAAGGTGACGCTTTTGTTGCTGGGTACTCGCTTTCTGAGCCTGCTCCGAACCCAACCAGCGGCAACCTGAACATCAACTACGCTGTTAAAACCGAGCAAACCGTGTACGTGCACCTGGTCAATACAATGGGTCAGACAGTTGCTACGCTGCACAATGGAACGGCTCATGCAGGTAACAACCAGTTGGTTGTGAACCTTGAGAAATATAATATCCCGGCCGGTACGTACTCGCTGATTTTAAGCGGCAATGGGGTAACACTATCACGTCGGGTTGTTGTTATCCGATAA
- a CDS encoding M1 family metallopeptidase, whose amino-acid sequence MNKRCCIVLASCVFVMFAAHAQAQSDYSHTASYLVDPSGEPREHPLDITSMKLEVSFEPEKSLVHGRVEHTFTVLQKSVDSLVFDGIAMNIQQTLLNGRPARYTVNDSSVTVYCEKPLAWTDTGSVLFTYTAQPQKGLYFIGWNDPTGTMRRQIWSQGQAIDHRHWIPLYDEMNDKMLTEAIITFDSAYTVISNGQLVGVTENSGATRTWRYRMKKPHASYLFMIAIGKYAVTKDTTSTGVLLEQYWYPDRPQDAEPTYRLSKESMDFLEQETGVPYPWEIYRQVPVADFVFGAMENTTATIFGDFFLNDARGWLDRSYVGVNVHELTHQWFGDLITARSSRSVWLQESFATYYPLIFTRQTHGTDEYEWVRRGMQKSVLAAGEKDRFPVVHVKAGTTRIYPKGALVLDMMSTVFGHDELRRVIHHYLKKHEYRNVETNDLYLAFQDTLGLSPRWFFDQWLYKGGEPAFDITMLTGARNVTKGSEAVTTLTVQQTQLTDSYTGWFKMPVVCEVYYTDASKDSVTAWVNGQTTTIEIPNPRNGQVQFVLFDPGSAILKKVNFKKPFDMLLAQSRKAPKMIDRYDALTELAADSVHTDQLFDVLQDIVANEKHYAMRMEAVSIAAKKVQNGNDQFWQIIKAGFQDKHVEVRRRAVGSSPEIPASLKPELAELLSDSSYRIVEQAYRKLCTWFPTEADRFTNRVAGVRSPGAIIEIAIAEQKAGTADKQALATLSDYASRRYDFGTRQNAFASMVRLGTTDLAGMVAVVDALESRNGRLAQSAKDTLQKLAAQLKMQALARTILQSEPLSKEQKAFLQILVN is encoded by the coding sequence ATGAACAAACGATGTTGCATTGTGCTGGCGAGCTGTGTGTTCGTGATGTTTGCAGCACACGCTCAGGCCCAGAGCGACTACTCTCATACGGCTTCCTATCTGGTTGATCCATCAGGCGAACCCCGCGAACATCCCCTTGATATCACGTCAATGAAACTTGAAGTTTCGTTCGAGCCCGAGAAATCTCTTGTTCACGGACGAGTGGAGCATACGTTTACGGTTTTACAGAAAAGCGTTGATTCACTGGTGTTTGACGGCATCGCCATGAATATTCAGCAAACTCTTCTGAACGGGAGGCCTGCTCGGTACACCGTGAACGACAGCAGCGTTACGGTGTATTGTGAAAAACCGTTAGCCTGGACCGACACAGGGTCTGTTCTGTTTACCTACACGGCACAGCCCCAAAAGGGCCTCTACTTTATTGGCTGGAATGACCCTACCGGAACAATGCGACGTCAGATATGGTCACAAGGCCAGGCAATAGACCACCGGCACTGGATTCCATTGTATGACGAAATGAACGACAAAATGCTGACGGAGGCTATTATCACGTTTGACTCAGCCTATACGGTTATTTCTAACGGACAACTGGTGGGCGTGACCGAGAACAGCGGAGCAACCAGAACCTGGCGGTATCGGATGAAGAAGCCGCATGCATCATATTTATTCATGATTGCCATCGGCAAGTATGCCGTAACAAAGGATACTACCAGCACCGGTGTGCTGCTTGAACAGTACTGGTACCCAGACCGTCCGCAAGACGCCGAACCAACGTACAGGCTAAGCAAGGAAAGCATGGACTTCCTGGAACAGGAAACAGGAGTACCCTATCCGTGGGAGATCTACAGACAGGTGCCGGTTGCCGACTTTGTGTTTGGGGCAATGGAGAATACAACGGCAACGATTTTTGGTGACTTCTTCCTCAACGACGCACGTGGATGGCTTGACCGTTCGTATGTGGGAGTTAACGTCCATGAATTAACTCATCAGTGGTTTGGCGACCTGATTACAGCTCGAAGCAGTCGTTCCGTATGGCTGCAGGAAAGCTTTGCCACGTACTACCCCCTGATCTTTACTCGCCAAACTCACGGTACCGATGAGTATGAATGGGTACGCCGGGGGATGCAGAAAAGTGTGCTTGCAGCAGGTGAGAAGGACCGATTTCCGGTTGTGCATGTAAAAGCCGGGACTACGCGTATTTATCCGAAGGGGGCTTTGGTCCTTGATATGATGAGTACAGTGTTCGGTCATGACGAACTGCGACGGGTGATACATCACTATCTTAAAAAACATGAATATCGCAATGTAGAAACGAATGATTTGTATCTGGCATTTCAGGATACTCTGGGCCTGAGTCCCCGGTGGTTTTTTGATCAGTGGCTCTACAAGGGAGGTGAACCAGCGTTTGATATCACAATGCTGACCGGAGCACGTAACGTTACCAAGGGGAGCGAAGCCGTTACAACGCTAACTGTACAGCAAACTCAGCTTACCGACAGTTACACCGGATGGTTTAAAATGCCTGTTGTCTGCGAGGTGTATTATACTGATGCGAGCAAGGACAGCGTCACTGCCTGGGTAAACGGACAGACCACAACCATCGAGATACCCAACCCACGCAACGGCCAGGTTCAGTTTGTTTTGTTCGATCCGGGATCGGCAATCCTAAAGAAAGTCAACTTTAAAAAGCCATTCGACATGCTCCTTGCACAGTCCAGAAAAGCACCGAAAATGATTGACCGCTACGATGCTCTTACCGAGCTGGCTGCTGATTCGGTCCATACCGACCAACTGTTTGATGTACTGCAAGACATCGTGGCTAACGAAAAGCATTATGCCATGCGAATGGAGGCAGTAAGTATTGCTGCAAAAAAAGTTCAAAATGGCAATGACCAGTTCTGGCAAATCATCAAGGCCGGATTTCAGGATAAACACGTGGAAGTGCGCAGACGCGCCGTGGGGTCGAGCCCCGAAATACCCGCATCGTTAAAACCCGAGCTCGCCGAACTGCTGTCCGACTCATCGTACCGGATCGTTGAACAGGCATACAGAAAATTGTGCACATGGTTTCCTACAGAGGCAGACAGGTTTACTAACCGGGTAGCCGGTGTACGCAGCCCCGGTGCCATAATTGAGATTGCAATTGCAGAACAAAAAGCAGGCACTGCTGACAAGCAGGCGCTGGCAACCCTTTCCGATTATGCTAGTCGTCGGTACGACTTTGGTACCCGCCAGAATGCCTTTGCCTCGATGGTTCGCCTGGGAACAACAGATCTGGCCGGAATGGTTGCCGTGGTTGACGCTCTGGAGAGCAGAAACGGACGTCTGGCACAGTCGGCAAAGGACACGCTGCAAAAACTTGCAGCACAGCTCAAAATGCAGGCGCTCGCCCGAACGATCCTTCAGTCAGAGCCCCTTTCAAAAGAACAAAAAGCGTTTTTACAAATTCTCGTGAATTAG
- the crcB gene encoding fluoride efflux transporter CrcB, with amino-acid sequence MVQSVFLVIAGGGLGSGTRYLVSALLPHHTGRFPVSTLIVNIAGSFILGGLSSFSVIHSHESRTVLLFLGTGFCGGFTTMSTFSAEAILLFQSGHLLLASTYIIASVCGSIISALLGMAAMYAIYRQ; translated from the coding sequence ATGGTACAATCTGTTTTTCTTGTTATTGCCGGCGGCGGATTGGGGAGTGGGACCCGCTACCTGGTCTCCGCTCTCCTTCCGCACCACACCGGCAGGTTTCCGGTTAGCACCCTAATCGTGAATATTGCGGGGTCGTTCATACTTGGAGGCCTTTCTTCATTTTCCGTCATCCACTCACACGAGTCTCGCACCGTATTGCTGTTCCTGGGAACGGGTTTTTGTGGCGGATTCACTACCATGAGTACGTTTTCGGCGGAAGCAATACTATTATTTCAGTCCGGACATCTTTTACTAGCCTCGACGTATATCATTGCATCAGTATGCGGAAGCATTATAAGTGCATTGCTTGGTATGGCAGCCATGTATGCCATATATCGACAGTGA
- a CDS encoding mechanosensitive ion channel family protein, whose amino-acid sequence MNFDSMWIEIQHVAITYGLRIVGAIFTFIIGRWVIRLIIKGISRAIAAKEFDATLQKYMRSIISVGLNILLIVSILAQFGIETTSFAALLAALGLAIGTAWGGLLANFAAGAFLLVLRPFKVGDVISAAGANGVVDEIGLFVTTITASDGTKIYLGNNNIFSDNIQNFTDIQYRRIERTMQLAHAANVDDTIERLRTAIQAVPGVLDKPEPEIWVMDFTLAGAVLAVRPYCKPADYVRVLSETNNVIRRVTDEANLPVPEMSYVMRTTVHPGKS is encoded by the coding sequence ATGAACTTTGACAGTATGTGGATTGAGATCCAACACGTTGCGATAACATACGGACTCCGTATTGTTGGCGCGATATTCACCTTTATTATTGGCCGGTGGGTTATCCGCCTAATTATAAAGGGAATTTCACGTGCCATTGCCGCAAAGGAATTCGACGCAACACTGCAGAAATATATGCGGTCCATCATTTCTGTTGGACTCAATATTCTTCTAATTGTCAGTATTCTGGCGCAGTTTGGTATCGAAACAACATCGTTTGCGGCACTACTTGCTGCCCTTGGCCTGGCTATCGGAACTGCGTGGGGTGGCTTGCTGGCAAACTTTGCTGCCGGTGCGTTTCTGCTTGTACTGCGTCCATTTAAAGTCGGCGATGTTATCAGCGCTGCCGGTGCCAACGGAGTGGTTGATGAAATTGGTTTGTTTGTGACCACAATAACAGCGTCCGATGGAACGAAGATCTACCTGGGTAATAACAATATATTTTCTGATAATATTCAAAACTTTACAGACATTCAGTACCGGCGCATTGAACGTACAATGCAGCTTGCTCATGCTGCCAATGTTGACGATACCATTGAACGCCTTCGGACCGCTATACAGGCTGTGCCCGGGGTGCTTGATAAACCCGAGCCTGAAATCTGGGTCATGGACTTTACTCTTGCAGGAGCCGTCCTGGCAGTACGTCCGTACTGCAAACCGGCCGACTACGTGCGCGTACTCAGCGAAACCAACAACGTAATCCGCCGTGTAACTGACGAGGCAAACCTTCCGGTTCCTGAAATGAGCTACGTAATGCGAACCACTGTACACCCGGGTAAATCGTAA
- the msrA gene encoding peptide-methionine (S)-S-oxide reductase MsrA, which produces MKTHQLDTATLAGGCFWCIEAVFQRLEGVTSVVSGYAGGTPETANYKAVCSGTTNHTEACTIEYDASVITFAEILQVFFSAHDPTTPNRQGNDVGPQYASVIYYHSPEQENTARAYIEQLTAAKTWPGPIVTHVRQFTTFFPAEDYHQNYYNENGSQPYCSFVVRPKVEKFEKLFPDKVKKVSLSK; this is translated from the coding sequence ATGAAAACTCATCAACTGGATACTGCTACACTTGCCGGAGGGTGCTTCTGGTGCATTGAGGCTGTTTTTCAACGACTGGAGGGTGTAACTTCAGTGGTAAGCGGCTACGCCGGTGGTACGCCCGAGACAGCCAACTATAAAGCCGTGTGTTCCGGCACCACCAATCATACAGAGGCTTGTACAATCGAGTACGATGCATCTGTAATCACATTTGCCGAAATTTTACAGGTATTCTTTTCGGCACATGATCCAACAACTCCTAACCGACAGGGAAACGACGTTGGACCGCAATATGCAAGCGTTATTTACTATCATTCACCGGAACAGGAGAATACAGCCCGCGCCTATATTGAGCAGCTTACAGCAGCGAAAACCTGGCCCGGTCCAATCGTAACACACGTGCGTCAGTTCACAACGTTCTTCCCTGCCGAAGATTATCATCAAAATTACTATAATGAGAATGGCTCGCAACCCTACTGCTCCTTCGTTGTCCGCCCCAAGGTGGAAAAGTTCGAGAAGCTATTCCCCGACAAAGTGAAAAAAGTATCGCTGTCAAAGTAA
- a CDS encoding DUF3109 family protein, translating to MITLDNLLIESDVLSTEFLCDVAQCKGACCTLKGGGGAPVADAEVERIQSAAPVARKYLSSANQAILDSSGGLTGSDGNWETVCVNNAECVFVSWEGGIAKCSFERAYHAGESTFRKPLSCHLFPIRVHNFGGPYLRYEVFDECAPGRENGKKTGTLLVEMLREALTRAYGEEVAGTMVHVARTMKEDNP from the coding sequence ATGATTACGCTTGACAACCTTCTGATAGAATCTGATGTGTTAAGCACTGAGTTTTTATGTGACGTAGCTCAATGCAAAGGGGCTTGCTGTACGTTAAAAGGCGGTGGCGGAGCACCTGTTGCCGATGCCGAGGTAGAGCGAATTCAGAGTGCCGCACCGGTTGCCAGGAAATATCTAAGTTCAGCAAACCAGGCAATACTGGATTCATCAGGAGGGCTTACCGGCAGCGACGGGAACTGGGAAACAGTCTGCGTTAACAATGCCGAATGTGTATTTGTTTCGTGGGAAGGGGGTATTGCCAAGTGCTCGTTCGAGCGGGCGTATCACGCCGGGGAAAGTACCTTCCGCAAGCCACTGTCATGCCATCTGTTCCCGATTCGTGTCCACAATTTTGGTGGTCCCTATCTGCGGTACGAGGTCTTTGATGAGTGTGCACCTGGCCGGGAGAATGGGAAGAAAACGGGAACGTTGCTGGTAGAAATGCTCCGTGAGGCATTAACCAGGGCATACGGAGAAGAGGTAGCCGGCACCATGGTTCACGTAGCAAGGACAATGAAGGAGGATAATCCATGA